In Deltaproteobacteria bacterium, a single window of DNA contains:
- a CDS encoding AAA family ATPase, translating into MTGVLRRICVHNYKCLQNFELELQETVLLLGANGAGKTAVIDVVYGLRKLLSAEAKIADRVAFHPSTLTRWQTDPKQVFEIDVVVGGESFRYRLEVEHADDGRHSRITWESLSAGPTTLFKCEMGDVQLYRDDGSEGPTFKTDWTESALARVVAQPINTRLTAFKDAMRATVVCNIRPALLRAESTREDQLLGRHAENFVDWYRHAVQENPASSVAHVEALREV; encoded by the coding sequence ATGACCGGTGTGCTGAGGCGGATCTGCGTGCACAACTACAAGTGCCTCCAGAACTTCGAGTTGGAGTTGCAGGAGACGGTTCTGCTGCTCGGCGCGAACGGCGCCGGCAAGACGGCTGTGATCGATGTCGTCTACGGGCTCCGCAAGCTGCTCTCGGCCGAGGCCAAAATCGCTGATCGGGTCGCATTTCATCCGTCGACGCTGACACGTTGGCAGACGGACCCGAAGCAGGTGTTCGAGATCGACGTCGTAGTCGGCGGGGAATCCTTCCGATACCGGCTGGAAGTCGAGCACGCCGACGATGGACGGCACTCCCGCATCACCTGGGAGAGCCTCAGCGCAGGCCCCACGACGCTGTTCAAGTGCGAGATGGGCGACGTGCAGCTCTACCGCGACGACGGATCGGAGGGGCCGACGTTCAAGACGGACTGGACCGAATCGGCTCTCGCACGCGTCGTCGCCCAGCCGATCAACACCCGCCTGACGGCGTTCAAGGACGCCATGCGGGCGACGGTGGTGTGCAACATCCGCCCGGCGCTGCTACGCGCCGAGTCCACCCGTGAGGATCAACTCCTCGGCCGCCACGCCGAGAACTTCGTGGACTGGTATCGCCACGCCGTACAGGAGAACCCCGCGTCCTCGGTGGCCCACGTCGAGGCCCTGCGGGAGGTC